A window of the Haloquadratum walsbyi C23 genome harbors these coding sequences:
- a CDS encoding sulfatase-like hydrolase/transferase encodes MNILYITVDALRADHVTPSLMPATSEFINQGVEYVRCYANGPGTPWSFPALLGGRYSASTEGFGIPCANDPRPTLAEVLQKKGYVTAGFTDNRFASSEYNYDRGMDSMFDAGATSSDKQLKQIVRERLDHDGILYQSLLKGYHLTDDIIVNLRGRETRFVRAESLISQLKQWIQDQSTEWFAWLHPMDTHAPYEAPDTYQVQYLDEPISRRHSQKIAQKAVHHPEDLNESEWKMQQRLYKSECAYLDDKLGDLFTYICQKVDDNTLIIFTADHGEMHGEHGLGGHPQRFWEEVIHVPCAISAPDNKDAKITDQISLVDLPPTILALAGIDTPTEWVGKNIYPSANVVNPEREFVFIDVGAELNRNLVAVRRADNWKLLRHHEDGELLLDLDSNPIEDPSKDKQENESDVYQSLTNAVDAHLDAMDKDRNKKREAVEDEEMIEEHLKELGYLE; translated from the coding sequence ATGAACATTCTCTATATCACCGTTGATGCTCTGCGTGCAGATCATGTAACTCCAAGTCTGATGCCTGCAACAAGTGAGTTCATTAATCAAGGAGTGGAATATGTGCGGTGCTATGCGAATGGACCTGGGACACCGTGGTCATTTCCCGCTCTATTGGGAGGGCGATACTCAGCCTCAACCGAGGGCTTCGGGATTCCCTGCGCAAACGATCCACGACCAACTCTTGCAGAGGTACTTCAAAAGAAAGGGTATGTAACTGCTGGTTTCACCGATAATCGCTTCGCCAGCAGTGAGTATAATTATGACCGTGGGATGGACTCAATGTTTGACGCTGGGGCGACCTCATCTGATAAGCAGCTCAAGCAAATCGTTCGAGAACGCTTAGATCATGACGGCATCTTGTATCAGTCTCTTCTCAAGGGCTATCATTTGACAGATGATATTATTGTGAATTTACGCGGGAGAGAGACACGATTTGTGCGTGCTGAGTCACTTATCTCTCAACTTAAGCAGTGGATTCAGGATCAGAGTACCGAGTGGTTTGCGTGGCTCCACCCAATGGACACACATGCGCCATACGAAGCACCTGATACATATCAGGTCCAATATTTGGATGAACCCATCTCTAGACGCCACTCACAAAAAATCGCACAGAAAGCGGTTCACCATCCTGAAGATCTCAACGAATCAGAGTGGAAAATGCAACAACGGTTATATAAGTCTGAATGTGCGTATTTAGATGATAAGCTCGGTGACTTATTCACATATATATGTCAGAAAGTAGATGATAATACACTTATCATATTCACTGCAGATCACGGTGAAATGCACGGGGAACACGGGCTGGGTGGACACCCACAACGGTTTTGGGAAGAGGTAATACATGTTCCTTGCGCTATTTCAGCACCCGATAATAAAGATGCAAAAATAACTGATCAGATTAGTCTGGTTGATCTCCCGCCAACAATACTAGCTCTCGCAGGGATTGATACACCAACCGAGTGGGTCGGGAAAAACATCTATCCGTCTGCAAATGTGGTTAACCCTGAACGTGAGTTTGTGTTTATTGACGTTGGAGCTGAGTTAAATAGAAATCTTGTTGCAGTACGACGTGCTGACAATTGGAAGCTACTGCGTCATCATGAGGACGGTGAGCTATTGCTTGATCTAGATTCAAATCCCATAGAAGATCCATCTAAAGACAAGCAAGAGAATGAATCTGACGTGTATCAATCATTAACCAATGCTGTAGATGCCCATTTAGACGCGATGGATAAAGACAGAAATAAAAAGCGTGAAGCAGTTGAGGACGAAGAAATGATTGAGGAACATCTGAAGGAGCTTGGATATCTTGAGTGA
- a CDS encoding ISH3 family transposase: MGDVNLPKLKRILTDPDEFISNSQLKSLSMELLELIPMEVVLRAAVDQTSVNGVTTSTEDTPNRETVMDWLHTLEKETMLDAVNDILALVAMTVLDRDGSRTICIDFMNNPFHGCPDDEDEFRRMSARDGTTKCHRYCTAFVLAQGKPLTLAVEPVDGKDSKADAIERVLARVETYPFEIDQILMDRDAFCGELIGVLREAASPVFPVRTGKETLEEKLTTGSSYMTEEIICEGKEHEQTYPLAVNVTYQNGDRGKSGLKQTGYAAYGLEDRTPRQVAQVYNHRAQIEKSYETFRKARALTTTPSTTIRLFYVGVGFLLEQLWVVLQWAVLARPRRGGRALPTDFTFNNAFLHGVEEVLDDELGWKDEHQTNGQGLPAGHEHGLG, translated from the coding sequence GTGGGTGACGTGAACCTACCAAAGCTCAAACGAATCCTCACCGATCCGGACGAGTTCATTTCGAACAGCCAGCTGAAATCTCTTAGCATGGAGTTGCTTGAGTTGATACCCATGGAAGTCGTTTTACGAGCTGCTGTTGACCAGACATCGGTCAACGGTGTCACAACCAGCACTGAGGACACACCAAACCGGGAGACAGTGATGGATTGGCTCCACACGCTGGAAAAAGAGACAATGCTTGATGCTGTCAACGACATTCTCGCGCTGGTAGCTATGACGGTTCTCGACCGCGACGGGTCGAGAACCATCTGCATCGACTTCATGAACAACCCATTCCACGGCTGTCCAGACGATGAAGACGAATTCCGGCGGATGAGTGCCCGCGACGGCACTACAAAGTGTCACCGCTACTGTACAGCGTTTGTTCTTGCACAGGGGAAGCCGCTGACGCTGGCGGTTGAACCGGTTGATGGCAAAGATAGCAAGGCCGACGCGATCGAGCGCGTGCTCGCCCGCGTCGAGACTTATCCGTTCGAGATCGATCAGATTCTCATGGACAGAGACGCCTTCTGTGGCGAGTTAATCGGCGTTCTCCGTGAGGCAGCATCGCCGGTCTTTCCGGTGAGAACCGGGAAAGAAACCCTCGAAGAGAAGCTCACAACGGGTTCCTCGTACATGACTGAGGAGATAATCTGCGAAGGGAAAGAGCACGAACAAACGTATCCACTGGCGGTCAACGTCACGTATCAAAACGGAGATCGCGGGAAGTCAGGGCTCAAACAGACAGGATACGCGGCGTACGGTCTGGAAGACCGAACGCCGCGGCAAGTGGCGCAGGTCTACAACCACCGGGCACAGATTGAGAAGAGCTACGAGACATTCCGGAAAGCGCGTGCTCTGACAACAACACCATCGACGACGATTCGGCTGTTCTACGTGGGCGTTGGGTTCCTGCTGGAGCAGTTGTGGGTTGTGTTGCAGTGGGCAGTGCTCGCCCGACCACGGCGTGGCGGGCGAGCACTTCCGACCGATTTCACGTTCAACAACGCGTTTCTCCATGGGGTCGAAGAGGTGCTGGACGATGAGCTCGGCTGGAAAGATGAACACCAGACGAACGGCCAGGGACTACCAGCAGGGCACGAACACGGACTCGGGTAA
- a CDS encoding IS630 family transposase (programmed frameshift), with product MVKDGNKIPDLSVERVREQLADERDPKAIKRLTAAREYLAGLSPGGIEEKYGWPRQTVYNWLDRFEERDFEDALYDDERSGRPPELSDEQFHQFAETLNQSPEEAGYDVAAWSSILAQQHLISEFDVAHSRRHVQRLMREAEVSWKKPRPEPASADEEDLERYDDELKKVGRRDEDRLVVTIDQFRKSVGADLRYAWFPIDERPTVKVSASRDGINFLGGLTEDGETLFLECAGSFTKETTVRFLKSLQARFGEKLLVVLDKGSYFTAKKVKEFAEKSKLELLYLPTGMAKLNPTKECWRQLRSALGNQYFGEIDELRSEIRSAMNEINPPGVYQYLCR from the exons ATGGTCAAGGACGGGAACAAGATTCCCGATCTTTCAGTTGAGCGCGTCCGCGAGCAACTCGCGGACGAGCGTGATCCGAAAGCAATCAAGCGTCTTACTGCTGCACGCGAATATCTCGCTGGGCTATCTCCAGGTGGTATTGAGGAAAAATACGGGTGGCCTCGTCAGACAGTGTACAACTGGTTAGATCGCTTCGAAGAGCGCGACTTTGAAGACGCGCTCTATGACGACGAACGGTCAGGAAGACCACCTGAACTCTCTGACGAACAGTTCCACCAATTTGCTGAAACACTCAACCAATCACCCGAAGAGGCTGGATACGACGTGGCTGCTTGGTCGAGTATACTTGCTCAACAACACCTCATATCTGAGTTTGATGTTGCACATTCCCGGCGTCACGTTCAGCGACTAATGAGAGAGGCCGAGGTTTCCTGGAAGAAACCTCGGCCAGAACCAGCCTCAGCTGATGAGGAAGATCTTGAGCGGTACGACGACGAGCTC AAAAAAGTCGGGAGACGGGATGAAGACAGGCTGGTCGTAACGATTGATCAGTTCAGGAAATCGGTTGGAGCTGATCTCAGATATGCGTGGTTTCCGATTGACGAGAGGCCGACAGTGAAGGTGTCGGCCTCTCGTGATGGAATCAATTTCTTGGGCGGTCTCACCGAGGACGGTGAGACACTGTTTTTGGAATGCGCTGGTTCGTTCACCAAGGAAACAACGGTTCGATTTCTCAAATCACTTCAGGCAAGATTCGGAGAGAAGCTGCTCGTGGTTCTCGACAAGGGTTCCTATTTCACAGCGAAGAAAGTCAAAGAATTTGCCGAGAAATCGAAGCTAGAGCTTCTATATCTCCCGACTGGGATGGCTAAGCTGAACCCAACCAAAGAGTGTTGGCGGCAACTCAGATCAGCTCTTGGTAATCAGTACTTTGGAGAAATTGACGAACTTCGAAGTGAGATCCGCTCAGCGATGAACGAGATTAATCCGCCCGGAGTGTATCAGTATCTCTGTCGGTGA
- a CDS encoding glycosyltransferase family 4 protein — translation MRILRVTQKTYPEVKGGASYHTHALSRDQTKMGHDVTLLTIRQDSSLPHIEERDGYTVVRFDSFCSPLGNHISLGLAQYLQNADNFDVIHAHSHLYFATNLAAVKRHLGHTPLAITNHGLFSQNAPEWVFKLYLQTVGRWTFNQADQIFCYTEEDKCRVRDLGVRSPIAVVSNGIDTERFTTDGAESESIDADGPVVLFVGRFVEGKRPQLAVEAFAKVTESKPDAELYLCGEGPLREALEHRAAELGVREGVTFLGQVPYEEMPSVYRSADVLVLPSRAEGVPRTIMEALSSGVPVVSSDLPQVRSAFGEAVAYVGSGDGTLFGDRLSSVLDRSTVGFLDSAFQWKQTVEETTAALQRIALS, via the coding sequence ATGCGCATTCTCCGGGTAACCCAGAAAACATATCCTGAGGTGAAAGGTGGTGCGTCCTACCACACCCATGCTCTGAGTCGGGATCAAACCAAAATGGGTCACGATGTGACGTTACTCACGATCCGGCAAGACAGTTCATTGCCACACATTGAAGAACGCGATGGGTATACTGTGGTTCGGTTTGATTCATTCTGTTCACCACTAGGAAACCATATTAGTCTCGGGTTGGCACAGTATCTACAGAACGCGGATAACTTTGATGTAATCCACGCACACTCACATTTATATTTTGCAACAAATTTAGCGGCAGTGAAACGACACCTAGGGCACACACCATTGGCAATCACAAACCACGGGTTGTTTAGTCAAAATGCGCCGGAGTGGGTTTTTAAATTGTATCTGCAGACAGTTGGTCGCTGGACATTCAATCAAGCCGATCAAATCTTTTGTTATACGGAAGAGGATAAATGTCGCGTGCGTGACCTCGGTGTTCGGAGTCCGATTGCGGTTGTCTCGAATGGGATCGATACCGAGCGGTTCACGACCGATGGTGCCGAGAGTGAATCGATCGATGCTGATGGACCAGTCGTATTATTTGTTGGACGGTTCGTTGAGGGGAAACGACCACAACTGGCGGTTGAGGCGTTTGCGAAGGTCACAGAGTCAAAGCCAGATGCAGAACTGTATCTCTGTGGAGAGGGGCCACTACGCGAGGCGTTAGAACATCGAGCAGCGGAGTTGGGTGTTAGAGAGGGAGTGACGTTTCTCGGGCAGGTTCCCTACGAAGAGATGCCCAGCGTGTATCGGTCGGCCGATGTGTTGGTATTGCCAAGTCGCGCCGAGGGCGTGCCACGAACGATCATGGAGGCACTGTCGTCGGGCGTTCCCGTCGTGAGTTCGGATCTTCCGCAGGTTCGATCGGCGTTTGGTGAGGCTGTAGCGTATGTGGGATCTGGAGACGGTACTTTATTTGGTGATCGGCTATCTAGCGTTTTGGATCGATCCACGGTTGGTTTCTTAGATAGCGCGTTTCAGTGGAAACAGACGGTTGAGGAAACGACAGCAGCATTGCAAAGGATTGCATTGTCGTAG
- the asnB gene encoding asparagine synthase (glutamine-hydrolyzing) yields MCGIAGIYSTQSLPAAGVLEQMNDCIKYRGPDESGYYREGAVGFAHRRLSIVGIETGQQPIFNENHTICVIFNGEIYNYNQLREDIETNHTFTTETDTEVLVHLYEEYGSSFVERLKGMFAFALWDVDAQQLLLARDRMGIKPLLLADDGETMSFASELQPLLSSTVDHGGISEQAVAEYFAFGQIPAPRTIFSNIQKLNPGELVIIDEDGRSHEHFYTPNISTQSPSFEEASTELRQQIETAVERRLMSDVELGAFLSGGIDSSIVVGTMSDLMDDPVKTFSVGFEQSLFDESWAAQEVAEYHETDHTEFTVTSDEVRETIPAVVDKLGEPFADPSLIPAYVISRETSRDVKVALSGDGADELFAGYSKYRGEYYSKYYRKIPQQLRNKIVAPVINRLEASRSERRGELIRKAQKFLRGGAEDTVDRHFAWNRTLTDGSLTPLEADNSARAGRERLHEAHSNQSIAVTAATDDLSQMLAVDTQFGLPNQILHKTDLASMYNSLEVRVPFLDTNVVEYALSLPTEFKITRNTQKRILKHAFADRLPEAILQRSKQGFDMPIGEWFKDELADEFCETVHRLDTDLLDTQSILKALEEHQTGNSDHEKFLWSAYVFARWHNRMIDSKMLSPSS; encoded by the coding sequence GTGTGTGGTATTGCAGGCATCTATTCGACACAGTCGCTCCCGGCAGCAGGTGTACTTGAACAGATGAACGATTGTATTAAATATCGTGGTCCAGACGAGTCTGGGTATTACCGTGAGGGCGCGGTCGGTTTTGCTCATCGCCGGCTCAGTATTGTCGGAATTGAGACAGGACAGCAGCCAATTTTTAACGAAAACCATACAATATGTGTTATTTTTAATGGCGAGATTTATAATTATAATCAATTGAGGGAAGATATTGAAACAAACCATACGTTTACAACAGAAACAGATACCGAGGTGCTTGTCCACCTGTATGAAGAGTACGGCTCCTCCTTTGTAGAACGGCTCAAAGGGATGTTTGCGTTCGCGTTATGGGATGTCGATGCACAACAATTATTACTTGCACGTGACCGAATGGGCATCAAGCCACTCTTACTTGCTGATGATGGGGAGACTATGAGCTTTGCCTCAGAACTCCAACCGCTTCTTAGTTCAACCGTTGACCACGGTGGGATCAGTGAGCAAGCGGTAGCCGAATACTTTGCCTTCGGTCAGATCCCAGCGCCACGTACGATTTTTTCCAATATTCAGAAACTCAATCCCGGTGAACTCGTCATTATCGATGAGGACGGTCGTTCTCACGAGCATTTTTATACTCCAAATATCTCAACACAATCGCCATCATTTGAGGAAGCTTCCACTGAACTTCGACAACAGATTGAAACTGCTGTTGAACGACGCTTAATGAGCGATGTCGAATTAGGCGCTTTTCTCAGTGGAGGCATTGACTCGAGTATCGTTGTTGGTACAATGTCAGATCTAATGGATGATCCGGTGAAAACATTCAGTGTTGGGTTTGAACAGTCACTGTTCGACGAATCGTGGGCTGCACAAGAAGTCGCCGAGTATCACGAAACTGACCACACCGAGTTCACAGTTACCTCAGATGAGGTTCGAGAGACGATTCCAGCAGTCGTTGATAAACTCGGAGAACCGTTTGCAGATCCTTCATTGATCCCGGCGTATGTTATCTCACGAGAGACAAGCCGCGATGTGAAGGTCGCATTGTCTGGCGACGGTGCAGACGAACTCTTTGCAGGCTACAGTAAGTATCGTGGAGAATACTATTCGAAGTACTATCGTAAAATACCTCAACAACTCCGAAATAAGATTGTTGCCCCAGTAATTAATCGATTAGAGGCGTCTCGGTCGGAACGGCGTGGTGAATTGATCCGAAAGGCACAGAAATTCCTTCGGGGTGGTGCAGAAGATACTGTAGATAGACACTTTGCATGGAACCGCACTCTCACAGACGGGTCTCTAACCCCATTGGAGGCAGATAATTCAGCCAGAGCTGGACGTGAGCGGCTACATGAAGCACATTCCAACCAATCGATAGCTGTTACTGCTGCCACTGATGACCTCTCACAAATGCTGGCAGTCGATACCCAGTTTGGTCTTCCAAACCAGATTTTACATAAAACTGATCTTGCAAGCATGTACAATTCACTTGAGGTGCGTGTTCCATTTCTTGATACGAATGTCGTTGAATATGCTCTCTCGTTGCCGACCGAATTCAAGATTACCCGGAATACACAAAAAAGAATCTTGAAACATGCGTTTGCGGATCGATTGCCCGAGGCGATTCTTCAGCGGAGCAAGCAAGGGTTCGATATGCCCATCGGAGAATGGTTCAAAGATGAGCTTGCTGATGAGTTTTGTGAGACTGTGCATAGATTGGATACTGATTTGTTAGATACACAGTCGATATTGAAAGCGCTTGAAGAACATCAGACAGGCAATTCTGATCACGAAAAATTCCTCTGGAGCGCATATGTTTTCGCTCGTTGGCATAACCGGATGATTGATTCTAAGATGCTTTCGCCTTCGTCGTAG
- a CDS encoding glycosyltransferase family 4 protein produces the protein MPANHAIQLTYLITGLQYGGANIGMVRLLNGLDPERYDITVISVVETPDDIVSLLPESATLYRLHISQPTEIHRIIKLFQLLRGTHVLVCSLFHASAVGVPIGRLLRIPKVLIWQHSIRFKSKVRQGVYRVLYQLSDQVLADSDAVSVMISEKFGISSHNISQLPIAGIDTKEYGPKCFDSNIEEQLKIGTIARLVEEKGVFDVISCAESLGNQFQFEVIGEGEQRPELTNQAPANVTFHGAVDNDSIPNYLSNFDIYFQPSKHEGLCMTAIEAMACGLPVVASSVGGITESVVPGETGYLCEAGDIECFCNRLQQLRADPDLRNEMGAAGRHRVQARYSQAVLVDRFEQVLMKTKTV, from the coding sequence ATGCCAGCCAATCATGCAATACAACTGACATACCTGATTACTGGGCTTCAGTATGGTGGTGCGAACATCGGGATGGTTCGCCTACTTAATGGGCTAGATCCAGAGCGATACGATATTACCGTCATTTCAGTTGTTGAGACACCAGATGATATCGTTTCCTTACTTCCTGAATCTGCTACTCTTTATCGATTACATATCTCACAACCGACCGAGATCCACCGGATAATAAAATTGTTTCAGTTACTGCGTGGCACCCATGTGTTGGTGTGTTCACTCTTCCATGCAAGTGCCGTTGGTGTTCCAATTGGACGGTTATTGCGTATCCCCAAAGTCTTGATCTGGCAGCATAGTATCAGATTCAAGTCAAAGGTGCGTCAAGGGGTGTATCGCGTACTTTATCAATTAAGCGATCAGGTTTTAGCAGATTCAGATGCAGTATCGGTCATGATTTCAGAGAAATTTGGGATTTCCAGTCATAATATTTCTCAGCTGCCGATTGCTGGTATTGATACAAAAGAATACGGTCCAAAGTGTTTTGACTCTAATATTGAAGAGCAGTTGAAAATTGGTACGATAGCTCGGCTCGTTGAAGAAAAGGGTGTTTTTGATGTAATATCTTGTGCAGAATCTCTTGGGAATCAGTTTCAATTCGAAGTTATTGGTGAAGGGGAGCAACGCCCTGAACTCACCAACCAAGCTCCAGCGAACGTAACATTTCATGGTGCAGTTGATAATGATTCAATCCCGAATTATTTATCGAATTTTGATATTTATTTCCAACCATCGAAACATGAAGGACTGTGTATGACGGCAATCGAAGCAATGGCTTGTGGGCTCCCAGTTGTCGCCAGCAGTGTCGGCGGCATCACGGAATCTGTTGTCCCTGGCGAAACAGGCTATTTATGCGAGGCAGGCGATATTGAATGCTTTTGCAATCGACTCCAACAGCTTAGAGCAGATCCCGATTTGAGAAATGAGATGGGGGCTGCTGGCCGACACCGAGTTCAAGCTCGGTATTCACAAGCAGTGCTAGTTGATCGGTTTGAGCAGGTACTCATGAAAACCAAAACTGTATAA
- a CDS encoding IS66-like element ISHwa11 family transposase yields the protein MSLRSRGSTESTDSVIRTDDSSLLRQQLVIKELENRFLRRQITTQQQEIEQLEARLKQYENPNTPPSKQGGAAKSPGRDDQDGDEDEESEEDDAGGDPDAASDSSPGRSEGHEGTTRPPPEPEETIRVDQGYCPDCEQILSNPENYVSQTVIDVPLPVPTTVVKYELGKHHCSCGNEVVAEHPDCPKKGRFGPNIMAQTALSRFHQRLPNRKQAELFDWELDHPVSHRTIYNLTKRVADRLRPAYNDIKEKIRESNVVYCDETGFPVDGEQHWAWTFVTDDEVLFWVDESRGSGVLEDVLGEEFAEDSTLSCDGWSAYSSYHTKLQRCWAHLSREAEYVAERYEEAERLSEELHALHDDLTTFVEGEPSASAREQKRAEASLHLEGLIREDYEVREVQQLIKKISNGLGHWLTFMTEPGVDSTNNRAERALREQVVLRKMFRTLRSAEGVQIHETITTMLATWKRRGLDPPEQLQSILGGRELR from the coding sequence GTGTCGCTGAGGAGTCGCGGATCAACGGAATCGACAGATTCCGTGATCCGCACCGATGATAGTTCGCTACTCCGCCAGCAGCTGGTAATCAAAGAGCTTGAGAACCGGTTTCTACGCCGCCAGATCACTACACAACAACAGGAGATCGAACAGCTTGAGGCTCGCCTCAAGCAGTACGAAAACCCAAACACACCACCCAGTAAGCAGGGTGGTGCGGCTAAATCACCTGGTAGAGACGATCAAGACGGGGATGAAGACGAAGAATCTGAAGAAGATGATGCTGGCGGCGACCCTGACGCCGCCAGCGACTCTTCACCAGGACGGAGTGAAGGTCACGAAGGGACAACTCGACCGCCACCAGAACCCGAAGAGACGATTCGGGTTGATCAGGGATACTGTCCAGACTGTGAGCAAATCCTCTCGAACCCTGAGAACTACGTCTCACAAACTGTTATCGATGTCCCGCTTCCTGTTCCAACCACCGTCGTAAAGTACGAACTCGGTAAACACCACTGTTCGTGCGGAAACGAGGTCGTTGCTGAGCATCCCGACTGCCCAAAAAAGGGGCGGTTTGGGCCAAATATCATGGCCCAAACCGCTCTCAGTCGGTTCCATCAACGACTGCCAAACCGGAAGCAAGCCGAGCTATTTGACTGGGAGCTTGATCATCCAGTCTCCCACCGGACGATCTACAACCTGACCAAGCGGGTCGCAGACCGGCTGCGACCCGCATACAACGATATCAAAGAGAAGATTCGGGAGAGTAATGTCGTCTACTGCGACGAAACAGGCTTTCCGGTTGACGGAGAGCAACACTGGGCGTGGACGTTCGTCACTGATGACGAGGTGCTGTTCTGGGTTGATGAGAGCCGTGGAAGTGGAGTCTTAGAAGACGTCCTCGGCGAGGAATTCGCCGAGGACTCGACGCTCAGTTGTGACGGTTGGTCAGCGTATTCGAGTTATCACACGAAACTTCAGCGGTGCTGGGCGCACCTGTCACGGGAGGCTGAGTACGTCGCTGAACGGTACGAGGAAGCAGAGCGGCTGTCTGAAGAGTTGCATGCACTCCACGACGATCTAACGACGTTCGTCGAAGGAGAGCCGTCGGCTTCCGCCCGCGAACAGAAGCGGGCGGAAGCGTCCTTGCACTTAGAGGGGCTGATTAGGGAAGATTACGAGGTCCGAGAGGTTCAGCAGCTGATCAAGAAGATCAGCAACGGGTTGGGTCATTGGCTGACGTTCATGACTGAGCCAGGCGTTGACTCGACGAATAATCGCGCAGAGCGGGCTCTGCGCGAGCAAGTAGTCCTTCGGAAGATGTTTCGGACCCTCCGTTCGGCAGAAGGGGTCCAGATTCACGAGACAATAACAACGATGTTGGCGACGTGGAAACGACGAGGACTTGATCCACCTGAACAGCTCCAGTCAATTCTAGGTGGGAGAGAGCTTCGGTAA
- a CDS encoding sugar transferase has protein sequence MNSGWQYRAASTVGVALLTAAAVVIVNSGTVQSWLGMMPVLSRLPPDPPGGSEYLIEVGLTVLAVTGALLPLYKPRPRRILDIVMSAHKRVFAAVFALATIGYFDYTYKLPRLTLVAATPILLVILPTWLVWLRRPETDSQRTIIVGDDFEQIASITQESNLSLLGYLCPTPTLAVSSGSEVSKRGSETSVVSDGGYEAIGIDRLGGLSRLEETLIEYDIDTVVLAFAETDRAEFFGALDRCYDHGIRVKMHQACADTVLTATAEPEGPLVDVAIEPWDIQEYVLKRVFDMVFAASGLFVLTPVIVVIAVAIKLDSLGPVLYQQDRTATFGETFPIYKFRSMIPDAEAETGVKLSEEDTGGIDPRVTRVGRFLRATHLDEIPQLWSILRGDMSVVGPRPERPEIDMEIQTTEVDWSKRWFIKPGLTGLAQINDATGHEPQVKLRYDIQYVREQSFIYDMKIVIRQIWIVILDAVSVVLGRSREDSDD, from the coding sequence ATGAATTCCGGATGGCAGTATCGAGCTGCGAGCACTGTGGGGGTTGCGTTGCTCACTGCAGCGGCGGTGGTTATTGTGAATAGCGGGACGGTACAGTCATGGCTCGGAATGATGCCAGTGCTCTCGCGATTGCCACCGGATCCACCTGGGGGATCGGAGTACCTGATTGAGGTCGGATTGACCGTTCTGGCTGTCACTGGAGCGCTTCTCCCATTGTACAAGCCGCGACCACGACGAATCCTTGACATCGTTATGTCGGCGCATAAACGCGTGTTCGCTGCCGTCTTTGCACTTGCGACAATCGGATATTTCGATTATACGTATAAACTCCCGCGGCTCACGCTTGTGGCTGCGACACCGATTCTGCTCGTGATACTGCCTACCTGGTTAGTGTGGTTGCGGCGACCTGAAACAGACAGCCAGCGAACGATTATCGTAGGTGATGACTTCGAGCAGATTGCGAGTATTACTCAAGAGAGTAATCTCTCGCTGTTGGGATATCTGTGTCCGACACCGACACTGGCAGTCAGTAGTGGGAGTGAGGTTAGCAAGAGAGGATCAGAAACATCGGTCGTCTCTGATGGTGGCTATGAGGCGATTGGAATTGATCGACTCGGTGGGTTATCACGGCTGGAGGAGACGCTGATTGAATACGATATCGACACCGTGGTACTAGCATTCGCAGAGACCGACCGAGCGGAGTTCTTTGGAGCGCTTGATAGGTGTTATGACCATGGGATTAGGGTAAAGATGCATCAAGCGTGTGCAGATACGGTATTGACTGCGACAGCAGAACCCGAGGGGCCACTGGTTGATGTTGCGATTGAGCCATGGGATATCCAAGAATACGTACTTAAGCGAGTCTTCGATATGGTCTTTGCAGCGAGCGGGCTCTTTGTGTTGACGCCAGTAATCGTGGTGATTGCAGTGGCGATCAAGCTTGACAGTCTAGGACCAGTGCTATATCAACAGGACCGAACCGCGACATTTGGCGAGACGTTCCCGATATATAAATTTCGGAGCATGATTCCAGATGCAGAAGCCGAAACAGGTGTCAAATTGAGCGAAGAGGATACGGGTGGGATTGATCCTCGGGTGACTCGGGTTGGTCGATTTCTTCGGGCGACACACCTCGATGAAATTCCACAGTTATGGTCGATCTTACGAGGGGATATGAGTGTGGTCGGGCCGCGACCGGAGCGACCGGAGATTGATATGGAAATTCAGACTACTGAAGTAGACTGGAGTAAGCGCTGGTTCATTAAGCCAGGATTGACTGGGCTGGCACAGATCAATGACGCGACCGGTCACGAACCGCAGGTAAAACTCCGATACGACATCCAGTACGTCCGCGAGCAGTCTTTCATTTATGATATGAAGATTGTGATACGACAAATCTGGATAGTCATTCTTGATGCAGTGAGTGTTGTGCTCGGTCGCTCAAGGGAGGATTCAGACGATTGA